In one window of Calypte anna isolate BGI_N300 chromosome 1, bCalAnn1_v1.p, whole genome shotgun sequence DNA:
- the MRPL42 gene encoding 39S ribosomal protein L42, mitochondrial yields MAMSLKTARYSFFWMRSLATNKQALLQNGVVYHACRKSTYSVLPEDYNCKVELALTSDLKTIVCYHPTLEIPYEHTKPIPRPDPVNNKEETLDQVLKSRLNEKELKNDRGPTIEELSKMFYTTKHRWYPVGQYHRRRRNPNPPKDR; encoded by the exons ATGGCAATGTCACTTAAAACTGCACGGTACAGCTTCTTTTGGATGCGTTCATTAGCAACCAATAAgcaggctctgctgcaga ATGGAGTTGTATATCATGCTTGCCGTAAATCCACATACTCAGTTCTCCCTGAAGACTACAACTG CAAAGTGGAACTTGCACTGACATCAGATTTGAAGACAATTGTCTGCTACCACCCTACGCTTGAGATTCCATATGAACATACAAAA CCCATCCCACGGCCAGATCCAGTGAATAATAAAGAAGAAACCCTTGATCAAGTTCTGAAATCCagattaaatgaaaaagagCTAAAGAATGACAGAGGTCCTACAATTGAAGAGCTCAGCAAAATGTTTTACACAACAAAACATCGCTGGTATCCTGTGGGACA GTATCACAGAAGACGAAGGAATCCTAATCCTCCTAAAGACAGATAA